GGCCTTGCCCGCGGCCTCCTGGTCGCGGTTCTCGGCCACGTGCCGTACGCCCAGGTCCGCCAGGAGCAGCACGTCGCTCGCCGGATAGGTCTTGGTCACGACGACGAGCGTGACCTCCTCGCGCTTGCGGCCCGCCGCCGCGCACGCGCCGGCGATACGTTCCTCCACCGCCGCCAGGTTCGCCGCCAACTCACCGCGGCGCTCCCGGTCCGCTGCCTCCTGCACTCCGCCGTCCCCCGTGAAGTCCGCCATCATTCCCCGTCCAGCCAGACGTATCCCGCGTGTCTGCCCGTGGCACCCTCGCGCCGGTACGAGAAGTGGTCCCCGGACTCCAGCGTGCACACGTCCGACACTGTGATCATTCCCACACCCAGCGCTTCCAACTGCGCGACCACACCCGCACGGATGTCCAGTGCCGGCGTCCCCCAGCTCGTCGTCGCCCGCGCCGCCGGCACCCGCCCGGCGGCCTCCTCGCGCAGCGCCTCGGGGACCTCGTAGCAGCGCCCGCAGACGGCCGGTCCGAGGTGGGCGACGATCCGCGCCGGCTCGGCGCCCAGCCCCACCATCGCCTCGACCGCGGCCCCGGCCACCCCGGCGACCATGCCGGGCCGGCCGGCGTGCGCGGCACCCG
The Streptomyces sp. CNQ-509 DNA segment above includes these coding regions:
- the pgeF gene encoding peptidoglycan editing factor PgeF, producing the protein MGQTYATGGAHFAFTDRWGGVSAAPYAELNLGGAVGADDPAAVAVNRERAARSLGVEPARVVWMHQVHGRDVAVVDGPWGDAPPPAVDAVVTRARDVPLAARGADCVPLLLADPGAGVAGAAHAGRPGMVAGVAGAAVEAMVGLGAEPARIVAHLGPAVCGRCYEVPEALREEAAGRVPAARATTSWGTPALDIRAGVVAQLEALGVGMITVSDVCTLESGDHFSYRREGATGRHAGYVWLDGE